The Anopheles gambiae chromosome 2, idAnoGambNW_F1_1, whole genome shotgun sequence genomic sequence CTACTTTGGAGGTCTTCCTTGTTTATTTCCAACTTGGGTGGTGCGACCACCATGGTAAAACACGGAACCGCGTGTGCAGTAAAGCACGGGACGCATGTGCAGTATTCATGCGTTAAGCGGGTATGCGATAGCATGGATGCTAcacgggattccaaaagagctcatagcgtcatacagttttaccctggctatactatcatatgcggctttgaagtcaatgaacagatggtatgtgtcgtgtcgTGTCTGTATCTAGTTACCCCTGGAGATAACTCTTGCAAGATGTGCATGAAACGTGAGTTTACAATCTAGCAGGACACCAAGCTTGACAGGTCATTGATGTAAATCAGGAATAGCAGAGGTCTAAGGATGCTACACTGCGGAAACCCAGACGTGCTAGCAAACGGGTATGAGCGTTGTGATTGTATTCCCACTTGGTAACTACGGTCCGAGAGATAGTACTTTACCCAGGATGAGAGCATATAAGGGACactctttttattttattttttcgagTAGTATTTCGTGGGAGATACAGTCAAAGGCAGCCTGACAAAAAGCCTGAATAACAAGCGATAGAGGGTCGTCCAATCTACCAGACAATCTAAGTGAAAActcgttaaaaaaaacagtattgCAATGATACTGATAAAATTCTCGTTCATCCTCAATGTTCGGAATTTGATATCACCGAAATCGAGGTATCAAAAATATTGAGTATTACCCGCGCAATGATTAAAGCTGTGCGCGATGGGCGTTTTTTTAAGGCCTCATAATGCAGTTTCGTTTACCCAATCCTTGAATATCGTTTAGTCTCCCATTAGTTAGGTGTAGGTTGCTAGTGTCGTGAGAATATGTAGAGAGTAGCTGTGTAAAGGTTGCTGGTTGGAACAAGACTATATTTTTAAGAACCTTACATTAATAATCATAGCTTACTATTTTACTCAAGGCTTGCTCTTCAACAGAATATAGTCCTACTTTAGCTAGATTGCCATTATGTAAGAGTGTTACAGtgtacagtgaaccctctcttatttgacacctctccaatttgaaaaccctctcttatttgaacattttgcacagtcccttgatttccagtacatttttgttcctctaatttggaaaacctctgaaatctgtgtccctcttatttgtgtatggtgttgccatggttattgaatgatgtatgctcaaattggcaatcctgttcgcagtttcctatagcaacagttaaggctgcatactaaatgttctgtctctttcttgtttggatggacctttcattcactttccacctctgtaatttgaaaacccctcttattcgacagtcccatcgcctctcaaataagagagggttcactgtactTGAACAATTAACATTAAGAATTATGTATGAAGAATTGATCCCATTTCCTACTTATAGTTTACCAGGGCAAATTTTATAGAGAATATAAGTTATGTTTGCGCATTGGCAATATAATACACCACAAGTAATAAACATCCAGTGGCCCACATAAAGCATACAATTTTATGCAGCGTATTTTCCTACACGGACCTGCCTGTACAGGTCTTCGAGACTAATtaagtaccacgtagccgaaTAAGTCAAATCCTTGCTACATGGAGACAATCCATTCTAGACTTGAACTCACGACGAGTATATTGTTTAGCTataacataacaaaaataattagcTTACTCAAAAATGCAGTACAATCGACAACAATcgaaaaatgtaataaatggATCTACAATCTATGAGTAATAAATGGATGTAATATTTCTGTCGATGCCTCAATAGGATCAAAATTTTCTACTTttattatgtattttttcgtagaGGTAATGATTTAATGTTTGtagtttttgaaatatttacaaatattttttacaaaatgtttaatatttcATGGTTTGTATATATTTTTGCGGCTATTGATTATCTAGCAAATAAACATATTGTAGTATATTTTAGTTAGGTTATATCTTTAATCTCATTGCATAGGTCTTGCTAGTTCAGATAATTTTCTCTCCTTTTACTCATTTTTTTTACCCCTCTCCCGTCGTAACTAGCAGCTAATTTTAACGCAATAACGCCGCATCGATTTCATATGTCCCTCGAGAACGTTTAAATGTCTCGCCATATCGTCACTGTTTACAGTGCACCAATGTTAATGCCACAGCTCAATCCTATGTACGCTTAAAGTGTACGCGGACCCTTGTGCCGGGGATGTAATGTTATGAGTTGAAATTTACTGCATAAACGCAGTAcgaatttgtaaaaaaaaactccctccGATATGTATCATTTCGGTAAGAGTCACGAGAGTGACGAGATGACAAACCGTTCACAGTGCATTAATTTTTCACAAGTAAAAACGAAACTCATCATACCGCCTCCACAGCAAAAGGCCCGATACCCGTTAATGTTATCTGAGCAGTGCTGTTAAGTTAGTGTTAGATGTCATTCACAGTTGCGCTGTAGTTAAAATAAGACGAAAGAAAAGTTTGGAACACCGTTCGATTAGGCTTCGAAGTTTGGCTATCAATTAGCAAAGGACAGTTGGACAGACGGATACACACCGACTTCCGGTAGCGCACAATTCATTCATTCCACCTCGACTCGATGTCGAGCGAATTTCGAACGATCCGCAACATTACCAACACGCATGTTCCACGATGTTCATCGCTTCTCACCACATAAAACTCACTTAAACGCTAGTTAGCTCACTGCTAGTTCACGGTGCGAGCGAGTGTATATAAAAATGAACGCACCGGCGGTACCATGGTTCAGTGTCCCGAACCGGAAGCAACAGGTCGCATCCGGTCGCATTGTGGAGCACAGTTCGTTAAGGAGATCCTTTAAAAGGACAACAAGGTGTGATCGTtggttgtttgtgtgcaatAGATAAGCTTCTTGGTGTGATTATGTTTCCATAAAAGTTCCAAGCAAAGTGTAGTGGACATCAtttgtctgtgtctgtgtggttgTATGTGGCAGGCTCCTCTATCCTTTTAACCCTGAGCCACAAGGTGTGTTTGCACGAGGGCGTGCAGAAAGTGAAACATTTATTGCAGAGGTGTTTGGCGAAAGCGCATTAGTGATCGTAACAATGTGGCACCTGTGGAttgttttattagtatttACTACGGGTAATTATCACATAAAGTTTTACTGTCATGCTTTTGGATGGAGCGTTCCAACTAGTAATTGTACTCTTACAAGACAAGACATTTTGTTTTGGCAACGGTTTACTATTtatgtgatttttatttcatcgtTTACCTACAGATATTCGGTTGGTTGGGTTGTTTTATTTGACTCCTCCAATTATAactataattttattttgtgccGTAGTATATAACACAATAATGACAGCAACAAGTACAAACATTGCTGAATTCAGtcattttatgttatttaaaTGCAGGGACGGTCTCGTAGTATAGTATTCAACTCGCATtaatgcctgtcatgggttcaagactCATATGAACCGTCCTTCCATTGTATTAGTGCTGTGTGGTACTAATAAATCCCGAAAGCCAAATAGAAGCTGTACTTAAAATATAGCACTACTGATAACAATTTATTTTGGTTCATTCAAAGACCAGTTCGAGCACCAAAATGGTGCAGTGttcaaaatttcataatttttcagTAGTATCATATCAAGCACGAAATTAAAATGCAACGTAAAAAACTGCTAACTGTGCAACGTATTATTTGCATATATGCTGTGTATTGTGTGTTATGTGTAAAATATGTTAATATTCCATTAAAATCAATTGGGGTTTCTTTTCAAATTCGGCTTTAAAATTTAGGAGCTTCAATTATAATTCATTATCTAGTGATACAACCACCAATTGAAAGTCAATGACCGTAAAACGGCATAAGAACCTAACTCACACGGTACACACAATTTAAGAAGTGATAATAAGTTGTAATGCAAAGCACGTACTTTTGAGCCAGAGGTGAAAGAAGACGGTTATGGCGGGTGGGTGTAGTATTATTAGCAGACCATTGGTAACATTCACTCCAGTACTGGGACAAATAAAATTGTGCTAGCTGAAGATAAAGAATGACAAATTACTTTTTTGGCAATTATTTTCCTGCAAAACGATTTCGACACACAGCCGAAAAAAACGGACCAATACTTCTTCGGGGATCGAATATAATGTCTGTAATGTCTGTAAGGGATTTTAGCATTCGGGTGTTGTTTGTACTGCTTTATCTGTTTCATATAAACATGTTCAAACAATGTTTAATGTTCCCACCAAATTGATCTTTTTATGCGTTAATTTATCTAAATTATATCGTTATCCTATAACTAATATGTTCTGATTTTTTAACTTATATTCTTGAAAATAATTCACATAAATTCATGCTTCGATGCTacaaaaaatggtgaaattaTAACGGACGCATTTGATCGATCGAAAGATCATTGTATAACTTATATAAAATGTTACTAATTAACTATCTTAATTAGATTGTTCATTTTCAGACTGTACAGTGTATGGCAACGTAAACGAAAGCCCCGACGACACAGGCCATGCATCAGCGTCAAGATCCTTACCGACCCAGCCAATGGATTTCGTAGACACCGGTACCGCAGGATTGGGCCGAGAGCGTATCAGTGATGCGGGACGCAAAGACCTCGATCTGTTCAGTCAGCTGAAACATATGCAACCAATTCCCCGCAGTGGGGGCCACCGATCAGTACCAGTGACCGCTTCCGAGTCCGAAATGGCTGGCGTAAGAAGATCACTAGCAACGGTCCTTCAACTGTTGCTTCCGTACGGTAGGCTGCAACATCGACCACATCTGTCAGCGGATGATGCGATCGGTTCCTACGAAGAGGAAGCACTGTTCGGTGAACCTTTGGTTCCCGATGGGCCAGACACGGCGAACTATATGCTTCACGGCAAACTGGTTGAGATAGGCCCAAGACAGCGCACTGCTTTTGGTAGTTCTACCGACGGGGAGATGCGTAATGCCGGAACGGTAGATGAATCCTTCGGAACCGTAGGTCAAAAGCGGGCCGCTGCTCTTCGTTCTACCATGGCACGTCGTTCCCATATTATGCCCACTGGCACGCAGGGTGGAGGGGGCGGTGCGGCGGCGGAGGAGGGCAGCTTTATGCCTTCCATCAGTGTTGGTGAGTT encodes the following:
- the LOC133391690 gene encoding uncharacterized protein LOC133391690 isoform X2 codes for the protein MWHLWIVLLVFTTDCSFSDCTVYGNVNESPDDTGHASASRSLPTQPMDFVDTGTAGLGRERISDAGRKDLDLFSQLKHMQPIPRSGGHRSVPVTASESEMAGVRRSLATVLQLLLPYGRLQHRPHLSADDAIGSYEEEALFGEPLVPDGPDTANYMLHGKLVEIGPRQRTAFGSSTDGEMRNAGTVDESFGTVGQKRAAALRSTMARRSHIMPTGTQGGGGGAAAEEGSFMPSISVGALTNLGDFFQNLKHNLESLESKNLNNDQVKLLEGQNMISNLRKGFFYSRVCRGLSQAGGQCRFPARHPELSALAPDSSAGFHRAGAVPWDQLSRSRVHACRTRKMSYPPTIRPPHSVLLASC
- the LOC133391690 gene encoding uncharacterized protein LOC133391690 isoform X1 gives rise to the protein MWHLWIVLLVFTTDCSFSDCTVYGNVNESPDDTGHASASRSLPTQPMDFVDTGTAGLGRERISDAGRKDLDLFSQLKHMQPIPRSGGHRSVPVTASESEMAGVRRSLATVLQLLLPYGRLQHRPHLSADDAIGSYEEEALFGEPLVPDGPDTANYMLHGKLVEIGPRQRTAFGSSTDGEMRNAGTVDESFGTVGQKRAAALRSTMARRSHIMPTGTQGGGGGAAAEEGSFMPSISVGEFYGALTNLGDFFQNLKHNLESLESKNLNNDQVKLLEGQNMISNLRKGFFYSRVCRGLSQAGGQCRFPARHPELSALAPDSSAGFHRAGAVPWDQLSRSRVHACRTRKMSYPPTIRPPHSVLLASC
- the LOC133391690 gene encoding uncharacterized protein LOC133391690 isoform X3, encoding MWHLWIVLLVFTTDCSFSDCTVYGNVNESPDDTGHASASRSLPTQPMDFVDTGTAGLGRERISDAGRKDLDLFSQLKHMQPIPRSGGHRSVPVTASESEMAGVRRSLATVLQLLLPYGRLQHRPHLSADDAIGSYEEEALFGEPLVPDGPDTANYMLHGKLVEIGPRQRTAFGSSTDGEMRNAGTVDESFGTVGQKRAAALRSTMARRSHIMPTGTQGGGGGAAAEEGSFMPSISVGEFYGALTNLGDFFQNLKHNLESLESKNLNNDQVKLLEGQNMISNLRKEFVEDYPKPAGSAAFLHAIRNYRPSHRIRALVSTVPELYRGTNFHDPVYMLAGLGK